Proteins co-encoded in one Leptospira inadai serovar Lyme str. 10 genomic window:
- a CDS encoding DMT family transporter, whose amino-acid sequence MQITSSVKFYVLLVIAMISWGFAWPSAKSIVGMEHPNVIIFWRFLATAISILPILFWRKESLRLPDKKSFFQVCVGGVLYTAYNQFFLLGLSSGFAGAGGVLVTTMNPIFTYVLSHLLQKQYPGRKDAFGLLLGLLGGLVLLHIWDKPTEGIFQSGNIFFLLCAFSWAILSMNSHSTGQKISPLVYSFYVFTIGTVFDFIFALPHGLSNAFSQDWIFWGQILYLSVISTTFGTTVYFFASTKLGSRIASSFIFLVPATAVLGSWIFLGEVPNLTTIFGGSLAVSAVLILNGNRTKKGEVQVGES is encoded by the coding sequence ATGCAAATTACTTCTTCCGTAAAATTCTACGTTCTTCTCGTTATCGCAATGATCTCTTGGGGCTTTGCATGGCCGTCGGCAAAAAGCATCGTTGGAATGGAACATCCGAATGTGATTATTTTTTGGAGATTTTTAGCCACCGCGATTTCCATACTTCCGATTCTCTTTTGGAGAAAAGAGTCCCTGCGACTTCCGGATAAAAAATCTTTTTTCCAAGTTTGCGTCGGCGGGGTATTGTATACGGCTTACAACCAATTCTTTTTGCTGGGCTTAAGCAGCGGATTTGCAGGTGCGGGAGGAGTACTGGTGACCACGATGAATCCCATCTTTACTTACGTACTATCGCATTTACTGCAAAAGCAGTACCCGGGAAGGAAGGATGCCTTTGGCCTACTACTCGGTTTATTGGGCGGTCTCGTATTATTGCATATTTGGGACAAACCGACGGAAGGGATCTTTCAATCCGGAAATATTTTCTTTTTGTTATGCGCGTTCAGTTGGGCCATTCTGAGTATGAATAGCCATAGCACCGGTCAAAAAATTTCCCCTCTGGTTTATAGCTTTTACGTATTCACGATCGGAACGGTTTTCGATTTTATATTCGCTCTTCCTCACGGTTTATCGAATGCATTTTCCCAGGATTGGATATTTTGGGGTCAGATCTTGTATCTTTCCGTAATCTCGACGACGTTCGGAACGACCGTCTATTTTTTCGCGTCGACAAAACTCGGTTCCCGTATCGCGAGTTCCTTCATATTCCTCGTTCCTGCGACTGCGGTCTTGGGTAGCTGGATTTTTCTGGGAGAAGTTCCTAACCTTACGACCATTTTCGGAGGTAGTCTTGCAGTAAGCGCGGTTTTGATTTTGAACGGGAATCGGACTAAAAAGGGAGAAGTTCAGGTCGGAGAATCCTAA
- a CDS encoding bile acid:sodium symporter family protein: MNQGFRNKVSESIESFFKFIHERFFYCIIASYVIGGAFPQLGLLIRDTDFGQFHLFGGGNIKVSLSLVLLSLLLFNAGLGIHRSELMNLFKRPTLLIVGLFSNLSIPIAFTYFVSLLMIFWHNPDEVQNILVGLALIASMPIAASSTAWSQKSNGNLALSLGLVVFSTILSPVTTPIGLHSIGFITTGDYSEDLHEIANDGIGAFLFLSVLVPTVAGIGLHFLLPKTSIEVAKKPIKDANLLNLLILNYSNASVVLPGVFREPDWDFLFVTVLITGGLCAFAFFTGFVLSRIFKSSDSERSSLVFGLGMNNNGTGLVLASLSLVDHPSVMLPIIFYNLIQHVVAGYVDKKLTNS, translated from the coding sequence ATGAATCAAGGCTTTCGGAATAAGGTTTCAGAATCGATAGAATCTTTTTTTAAATTCATCCACGAGCGTTTCTTTTACTGCATCATCGCTTCTTACGTCATCGGAGGAGCCTTTCCGCAGTTGGGCCTGCTTATTCGAGACACCGATTTCGGACAATTTCACCTATTCGGAGGAGGAAACATTAAGGTTTCCTTATCTTTAGTTCTTCTTTCCTTGCTGCTCTTTAATGCCGGATTAGGAATTCACAGATCCGAATTGATGAATTTATTTAAGCGGCCGACTCTCCTGATCGTCGGATTATTCTCCAATTTATCGATTCCGATCGCGTTTACGTATTTCGTTTCCCTGTTAATGATATTTTGGCATAATCCCGACGAAGTGCAGAATATTCTTGTCGGACTTGCGCTCATCGCTTCCATGCCGATTGCCGCGTCCTCTACGGCATGGTCTCAAAAATCGAACGGGAACCTTGCACTGAGTTTAGGGCTTGTCGTTTTTTCGACGATCCTAAGCCCGGTGACGACTCCTATCGGCTTGCATTCGATCGGGTTTATTACGACCGGAGATTATTCGGAAGATTTGCACGAAATTGCGAACGATGGCATCGGAGCATTCTTATTTCTATCCGTTCTGGTTCCGACGGTTGCGGGTATCGGCCTTCACTTTTTACTGCCTAAGACTTCTATCGAGGTCGCGAAGAAGCCGATCAAGGATGCCAATTTGCTTAATTTACTAATTTTAAATTATTCGAATGCTTCGGTCGTCTTGCCGGGAGTATTTCGGGAACCGGATTGGGATTTTTTATTCGTGACCGTTTTAATTACGGGCGGATTATGCGCCTTCGCTTTTTTTACGGGGTTCGTGCTTTCTAGAATATTTAAAAGTTCCGATTCGGAACGTTCTTCCTTGGTTTTCGGGCTTGGGATGAATAATAACGGAACAGGGTTAGTATTAGCTTCCTTAAGTTTAGTGGACCATCCCTCGGTAATGCTCCCGATTATTTTTTATAATTTGATTCAGCATGTGGTCGCCGGATACGTCGATAAGAAGTTGACTAATTCCTAG
- the plsY gene encoding glycerol-3-phosphate 1-O-acyltransferase PlsY, giving the protein MNLASFFLAFGSFFLGSIPFGFLLAKYFGGLDIRKKGSGNIGATNVTRLLGWKVGLPVLLLDVSKGALPILLARYALHINSELTLLLCGIAAIAGHVFSPFLKMKGGKGVATSFGVFLVLAPGSVFFSLVVFLFLKKVFGFVSLGSIGGAISLPISYVSLSRIEGSDFPTPTFWAICCISTAILILHRTNLLRLIRGREFSSDKEKYKKQTED; this is encoded by the coding sequence ATGAACCTCGCTTCCTTTTTCCTCGCTTTCGGATCTTTTTTTCTAGGTTCGATCCCGTTCGGATTCCTTTTAGCGAAGTATTTCGGCGGGCTTGACATTCGTAAGAAGGGCAGCGGAAATATAGGCGCAACGAACGTTACTCGACTTTTAGGTTGGAAAGTCGGATTACCCGTATTGTTATTGGATGTCTCTAAAGGGGCTTTGCCGATATTATTAGCGCGATACGCGCTGCATATAAATTCCGAGTTAACTCTTTTACTATGCGGAATCGCGGCCATAGCGGGCCACGTTTTTTCTCCGTTTCTAAAAATGAAAGGGGGGAAGGGGGTCGCGACCAGTTTCGGAGTTTTCTTGGTATTGGCTCCGGGATCGGTTTTTTTTAGTTTGGTGGTATTTTTATTTCTGAAGAAAGTTTTCGGTTTCGTCTCCTTAGGCTCGATAGGCGGCGCGATTTCCTTACCGATCAGCTACGTATCGCTATCTCGGATCGAAGGTTCGGATTTTCCCACTCCTACTTTTTGGGCGATTTGCTGCATCAGTACCGCGATTTTGATATTGCATCGTACGAACTTGCTTCGTTTAATAAGAGGAAGGGAATTTTCTTCCGACAAAGAAAAATACAAAAAACAAACCGAAGACTGA
- the der gene encoding ribosome biogenesis GTPase Der, which yields MASKKRNVPMVSIVGRQNVGKSTLFNSLLKKKLAITEDYPGVTRDVLQARVLNPERGLDFHLCDTPGLDIEKPDGLDEAILENAFRQLAGSDLILFLLDLREMTPYDSRLIERFRKDPELSRIPVLYCVNKVDNPEDEEDLDQFYRLGLSEILPISAIGRRNLSLLLEKIAFLLPDAKRFVAKIEAEEGATDVSYDFRLAIVGKPNAGKSSLLNALCGYERAVVSEVAGTTRDSVDTSLIFEGKRILITDTAGIRRKADKAEALEFYSYQRTKRSIEASDVVIHLMDALKGFGEFDKKIVSLLQEAGKPFLLAVNKWDAVEDKDTKSFDIYKDKLYSRFPLLKEIQIITLSAKEKQRIHKLMEMTVDLAARAKRKITTSELNQSLRAWMSEAGRSFSANRPPKMLYCTQVSVSPFHLILFVNHIDYFKPNLLSFLKKRLTEKYSLQGIPIRLELRSDRK from the coding sequence ATGGCATCAAAAAAACGTAATGTACCGATGGTCAGCATCGTCGGACGCCAGAATGTCGGTAAATCGACTTTATTCAATTCGTTACTTAAAAAGAAATTAGCGATCACCGAAGATTATCCCGGTGTGACTAGGGACGTCCTGCAAGCTCGCGTTCTCAATCCTGAGAGAGGATTGGATTTTCATCTCTGCGATACTCCGGGTTTGGACATCGAAAAGCCCGACGGATTGGATGAGGCTATTTTAGAAAATGCGTTTCGGCAATTGGCCGGATCGGATCTAATCCTGTTTCTTCTAGATCTAAGAGAGATGACTCCTTATGATTCCAGGCTTATAGAAAGATTCAGAAAGGATCCGGAGCTAAGCCGAATTCCGGTCCTTTATTGCGTAAACAAAGTGGACAATCCGGAAGACGAAGAGGACTTGGATCAATTTTATCGCTTAGGATTATCCGAAATTCTTCCCATCTCGGCGATCGGGCGTAGAAATCTAAGCCTATTGCTCGAAAAAATCGCTTTTTTACTGCCCGATGCGAAACGATTCGTGGCCAAAATCGAAGCGGAGGAGGGTGCAACGGACGTTTCCTACGATTTTCGTTTAGCGATCGTGGGAAAGCCCAATGCCGGAAAATCAAGTTTATTGAATGCACTATGCGGCTATGAACGTGCGGTGGTAAGCGAAGTTGCCGGAACGACCCGCGATTCGGTGGATACTTCTCTTATATTCGAAGGGAAGCGGATATTAATTACGGATACGGCAGGTATTAGGCGAAAAGCGGACAAAGCCGAAGCTTTGGAATTTTATTCCTATCAGAGGACAAAACGATCGATCGAGGCTTCCGACGTCGTAATTCATTTAATGGATGCGTTAAAAGGATTCGGGGAATTCGATAAAAAAATCGTCTCATTATTGCAGGAAGCCGGTAAACCTTTTTTGTTAGCGGTAAATAAATGGGACGCTGTCGAAGATAAGGATACGAAATCCTTCGATATCTATAAGGATAAATTGTATTCCCGTTTTCCTCTCTTAAAAGAGATCCAAATCATTACCTTGAGCGCGAAAGAAAAGCAACGGATTCACAAACTCATGGAAATGACCGTGGACTTAGCGGCTCGTGCCAAACGAAAAATCACTACGTCCGAATTGAACCAATCGTTAAGGGCTTGGATGTCCGAAGCCGGACGTTCTTTTTCCGCGAATCGACCGCCTAAGATGCTTTATTGCACGCAGGTTTCCGTTTCGCCCTTTCACCTGATTTTGTTCGTAAACCATATAGATTATTTCAAACCGAATCTACTCAGTTTTTTAAAAAAAAGGCTGACCGAGAAATATTCCCTTCAAGGAATTCCGATCCGACTTGAGTTGAGGTCCGATCGAAAATGA
- the smpB gene encoding SsrA-binding protein, whose amino-acid sequence MGKKKETSGPQPLVNKKARFNFELISFIEAGLVLSGSEVKSLREKKANLTDAFAKIKNGEVYLDSFSITPYKNGGYANHPEIRPRKLLLKKKEIDKLDRQMKEKGLVLIATKVYFKDNRWAKVELALAKPKKLYDKREDLKKSDAKMEIARAIKAKNYS is encoded by the coding sequence ATGGGAAAGAAAAAGGAAACATCCGGCCCGCAGCCGCTGGTAAATAAAAAAGCCAGATTCAACTTCGAACTGATCTCTTTTATCGAAGCGGGACTCGTTTTGTCCGGATCCGAAGTGAAGAGTCTACGGGAAAAGAAAGCGAATCTAACCGACGCATTCGCAAAAATCAAAAACGGAGAGGTGTATCTAGATAGTTTTTCCATCACTCCTTATAAAAACGGCGGATACGCAAATCACCCGGAGATCCGCCCTCGTAAACTTCTCCTCAAAAAAAAAGAGATCGATAAGCTGGATCGACAAATGAAAGAGAAGGGGCTCGTGCTCATCGCCACGAAGGTTTATTTTAAAGATAATCGTTGGGCAAAAGTGGAGCTTGCCTTGGCTAAACCTAAGAAACTTTACGATAAGCGGGAAGACTTGAAAAAGAGCGACGCAAAAATGGAGATCGCTCGCGCTATTAAGGCAAAGAACTACTCATAA
- a CDS encoding AAA family ATPase: MEAVEIAGLKVPVSKIGNNSGSLGSDLVETDSTVRNLQNILYPLLEGRPVLLIGDAGVGKNALIYYINHKRNHPTARFSFNEDTLPEDLIGSYRLLLDGKGFAWADGPLTSAVRSGASFVADEMNLCPPHIIKRFSTIYESNYLELIEGNGARIQASNGFNFIGTQNPSEGFEGRKPLPFDITRYYSVVYVDPHSPDEILFILGKLYPEMGSELLKSCIRISLETETRVVSGAIGKGDLEKYHFNIRNLKKLCSRILGLKADSPELRFRELWNFYIEPFRKDEDRQAQIELILKETGLSATPRLPEPKFEIHKGFLYCNDKRIPVLDESKAKEILTSIPLPLKLREFAERVYSAVEFKENILIEYSEEQDPQLILPLFTEANGLPLETVHLCKGIHTSDIIGALKPTTGSEVGWVDGPLTKGIREGGNILITNLEAAGAELVEKLNMLTDDARSLVLPPESGETIPVELKEDSRVFAMKLYRKTKSTPTISRAFRNRFTSVLFPDLEDIQTLKEILSFYLPEGDLIDKMADFHSKIKDLSKKRTIGSANLMPYTFGLSNLLQWKDHIHRYADKKAGKEGLLEVAFRGGKIAYSNQIADPSERKELERILEFQLSGVEIVSEFFKELEDKKKKTLTPSTAIEKSRWWDPELHKREPLTGKAKLLNSGGELRKGLEINTPPTGGSVKEGADAWYGQETRGNMGQGEPAGGGGAWGFRTEELYKAFLAKRRILWEYTVQANLKEFKEVFGRSLEEVELNLERLFDPEIDINRMYRSEGNRIDTRKYISFLSGKGDSKVFDKTTIDKDEEKLKGVEVAFLVSKARRIFNFEYAVATLSAMLSSAHILDEHDVNFSVTAYSDRLNRKDRIDLVEIKRIEEPYDAKKEEEMFDSLRSDWQGDSIEEYQLLEKIESYFSPEAQTRILVMISDFRGQRGKAEIEQEIQSRDNRRLKAEILKHSNKNYVFLGVGLGRRYIAEHIFPDSIQITSENFYNMPNLIGAELGRIILTHHSTRN, from the coding sequence ATGGAAGCCGTTGAAATCGCCGGATTAAAAGTCCCAGTGTCAAAAATCGGAAACAACTCGGGGAGCCTCGGTTCGGATCTCGTAGAGACGGACTCGACCGTTCGCAATCTTCAGAACATACTGTATCCTTTATTGGAAGGCAGGCCGGTATTATTGATCGGAGATGCGGGAGTCGGAAAAAACGCATTAATTTATTATATTAATCACAAACGAAACCATCCGACCGCTCGTTTCAGCTTTAACGAGGATACTTTGCCGGAAGATTTAATCGGCTCGTACCGACTTTTGCTGGATGGCAAAGGATTCGCTTGGGCCGACGGCCCTCTGACTTCGGCGGTTCGTTCCGGAGCCAGCTTTGTCGCCGATGAGATGAACCTTTGTCCACCGCATATCATTAAGCGATTTTCCACTATCTACGAATCCAATTATCTGGAATTGATCGAAGGAAACGGAGCCAGAATCCAAGCGTCGAACGGATTCAATTTCATCGGCACGCAAAATCCTTCGGAAGGATTCGAAGGTAGAAAGCCTCTTCCGTTCGATATCACTAGATATTATTCCGTCGTCTATGTGGACCCGCACAGCCCCGATGAGATCCTATTTATATTAGGAAAATTATATCCGGAGATGGGAAGCGAACTGCTTAAATCCTGTATTCGAATTTCCCTTGAGACGGAGACCAGAGTCGTTTCGGGAGCGATCGGAAAAGGCGATCTGGAAAAATACCATTTCAATATCCGAAATCTTAAGAAACTTTGCAGCCGCATTTTAGGACTCAAGGCGGACAGCCCTGAGTTACGCTTTAGAGAGTTATGGAATTTTTATATAGAACCCTTTCGTAAGGATGAAGATCGGCAAGCCCAAATCGAACTTATCCTTAAGGAAACCGGTTTGTCCGCGACCCCTCGATTGCCGGAGCCGAAATTCGAAATTCATAAAGGGTTCTTATACTGTAATGATAAGCGAATTCCGGTTTTGGATGAATCCAAGGCAAAGGAAATTCTCACAAGTATCCCCCTGCCTCTAAAATTGAGGGAATTTGCCGAAAGAGTCTATTCCGCTGTGGAATTTAAGGAAAACATTTTAATCGAATATTCGGAGGAGCAGGATCCGCAACTGATTCTACCTTTATTCACCGAAGCGAACGGATTACCGCTTGAAACCGTACATCTTTGCAAAGGGATTCACACTTCGGATATCATCGGTGCGTTAAAGCCTACCACAGGATCGGAAGTGGGCTGGGTGGACGGACCTTTGACGAAAGGGATCCGAGAGGGTGGGAATATTTTGATTACCAACTTGGAGGCTGCCGGGGCCGAGCTTGTGGAAAAGCTGAATATGCTGACCGACGATGCCCGTTCTCTGGTCTTACCGCCGGAAAGCGGAGAGACCATACCGGTCGAACTCAAGGAGGATTCGCGGGTTTTTGCGATGAAGCTGTATCGTAAAACGAAATCGACTCCTACGATTTCTAGGGCATTTAGAAACCGATTCACTTCCGTATTATTTCCCGATTTGGAAGATATCCAAACGCTTAAGGAAATCTTAAGCTTTTATCTACCGGAGGGGGATCTGATCGATAAGATGGCGGATTTCCATTCCAAGATCAAGGATCTGTCCAAGAAAAGAACGATAGGCTCGGCCAATTTGATGCCCTATACATTCGGTCTTTCTAATTTACTACAGTGGAAGGACCACATTCATCGCTATGCGGATAAAAAGGCTGGGAAGGAAGGATTACTCGAAGTAGCCTTTCGAGGCGGAAAAATCGCATACTCCAACCAAATTGCCGATCCGAGCGAGCGTAAGGAACTGGAAAGAATTCTTGAATTCCAACTTTCGGGAGTGGAGATCGTCTCCGAGTTTTTCAAGGAACTCGAAGATAAGAAAAAAAAAACTCTGACACCTTCTACCGCAATCGAAAAGAGCCGTTGGTGGGATCCGGAACTCCATAAAAGAGAGCCGCTTACCGGAAAGGCTAAGCTTCTCAATTCGGGAGGGGAACTTCGTAAAGGATTGGAAATCAATACGCCTCCAACGGGCGGATCCGTTAAAGAAGGTGCCGATGCTTGGTATGGACAAGAAACCCGCGGCAATATGGGTCAAGGTGAACCTGCGGGCGGCGGCGGAGCCTGGGGCTTCCGAACGGAAGAACTCTATAAGGCCTTCCTGGCCAAGCGTCGTATCCTCTGGGAATATACGGTTCAAGCCAACCTAAAAGAATTTAAGGAAGTCTTCGGACGCAGTTTGGAGGAAGTCGAACTGAATCTAGAGAGACTTTTCGATCCGGAAATAGATATCAATAGAATGTATCGAAGCGAAGGGAATCGAATCGATACTCGAAAGTATATCTCCTTTCTTTCCGGAAAAGGCGACTCGAAAGTCTTCGATAAAACTACGATCGATAAAGACGAGGAAAAACTAAAGGGTGTCGAAGTCGCTTTTCTGGTATCTAAGGCCAGGAGAATCTTCAACTTCGAATATGCGGTCGCCACTCTTTCTGCCATGCTTTCTTCGGCTCATATTCTGGATGAACACGACGTGAACTTTTCCGTAACGGCGTATTCGGATCGATTGAATCGAAAGGATCGAATCGATCTAGTGGAGATTAAGAGAATCGAAGAGCCTTACGACGCAAAAAAAGAGGAGGAAATGTTCGATTCTCTTCGGAGCGATTGGCAGGGCGACTCGATCGAGGAGTACCAATTGCTCGAGAAGATCGAATCCTACTTTTCGCCTGAGGCCCAGACTAGGATCCTGGTCATGATCTCCGATTTTCGCGGACAAAGAGGAAAAGCGGAGATCGAGCAGGAAATTCAATCTCGGGACAATCGCCGGCTTAAGGCCGAGATTTTGAAGCATTCGAATAAAAACTACGTTTTTCTCGGGGTCGGTCTAGGAAGACGCTACATTGCCGAGCATATTTTTCCGGACTCGATCCAGATAACCTCGGAAAACTTTTATAATATGCCCAATTTAATCGGGGCGGAATTGGGACGGATTATTCTCACCCACCATTCGACCCGAAATTAA